The Borreliella garinii genome window below encodes:
- a CDS encoding NCS2 family permease encodes MGKYVKGLFFQFKNSDINYKKEIFAGITTFLSMSYIIAVNPAILSNTGMPIGALVTATCLTAAFSTILMGLYTNTPLALASGMSLNAFFAFSVVIGMNIPWQVALAAVFVEGLIFIILSFLRVREKIINSIPVNLKYSITVGIGLFIAFIGFVNGGIIIKNDATLIGIGSFIDLKVLFTFLGLFFIVIFEQLNVRGSILWAIIIVTLTAWIYAIFNLESAKSIGIHLPNGVLKFESIGPIFNQLDFSYVLSEHFWTFISIVLIFLFNDLFDTVGILISVTTKGGMLDKDGKIPNAKKILLVDGIATAFGAIMGVSTVTTYIESFTGIAEGGKTGLTSIVTGLLFLFAVFFAPLFIAVPASATAAALIYVGFSMCRELIKIDFYNIRENISSFLIFFLIPLTYSISSGFFVGAVFYIVVNLAFNLFSKEKIKISPIMLILCLIFIIKFVYGY; translated from the coding sequence ATGGGAAAATATGTAAAAGGTTTATTTTTTCAATTTAAAAACAGTGATATTAACTATAAAAAGGAAATTTTCGCAGGCATTACTACTTTTTTGAGTATGTCATATATTATAGCTGTTAACCCGGCAATACTATCTAACACAGGTATGCCAATTGGTGCATTAGTTACTGCAACCTGTCTAACAGCAGCATTCTCTACTATACTAATGGGGCTTTATACCAATACCCCTTTAGCATTAGCTTCTGGAATGAGTTTAAATGCATTTTTTGCATTTTCTGTGGTAATTGGTATGAATATTCCTTGGCAAGTTGCATTAGCTGCCGTTTTTGTTGAGGGACTAATTTTTATTATCCTATCCTTTTTAAGAGTAAGAGAGAAAATTATAAATTCTATACCAGTAAACTTAAAATACTCTATCACGGTTGGAATAGGGCTTTTTATTGCTTTTATTGGTTTTGTCAATGGTGGAATCATCATTAAAAATGATGCCACATTGATTGGAATCGGATCATTCATTGACTTAAAAGTTTTATTTACATTTTTAGGATTGTTTTTTATTGTAATTTTTGAACAATTAAATGTAAGAGGAAGTATACTTTGGGCAATTATTATAGTTACTCTTACAGCTTGGATATATGCAATATTTAATTTAGAGAGTGCCAAATCTATTGGCATACATCTCCCTAATGGAGTTCTAAAATTTGAATCTATTGGGCCAATATTTAATCAATTAGATTTTTCTTATGTTTTGAGTGAACATTTTTGGACTTTTATATCAATAGTTTTGATTTTCTTATTCAATGATTTATTTGATACTGTAGGTATTTTAATAAGCGTTACAACAAAAGGCGGCATGTTGGATAAAGACGGAAAAATTCCTAATGCAAAAAAAATACTACTAGTTGACGGCATTGCCACTGCTTTTGGAGCAATAATGGGAGTTTCTACTGTTACTACTTATATTGAAAGTTTTACAGGAATTGCCGAGGGTGGCAAAACAGGTCTTACTTCAATTGTAACTGGACTCTTATTTTTATTTGCAGTTTTTTTTGCCCCTCTGTTTATTGCGGTTCCTGCTAGCGCAACTGCTGCAGCTTTAATATATGTGGGATTTTCAATGTGTAGAGAGCTAATAAAAATCGATTTCTATAATATTAGAGAAAATATTTCTAGCTTTTTAATATTTTTTTTGATTCCTCTAACTTATAGCATTTCTTCAGGATTTTTTGTTGGAGCAGTATTTTACATTGTAGTAAATTTAGCATTTAATCTTTTTAGTAAAGAAAAGATTAAAATTTCTCCTATAATGCTCATATTGTGCTTAATTTTTATTATTAAATTTGTTTATGGCTATTAA
- a CDS encoding ImmA/IrrE family metallo-endopeptidase, with amino-acid sequence MNENTFSSYIENSKVYSDYLILKHKILLIPVPIIKIAMEEDLKIFEISFQDKHKDFSGYIQLNKKSLYINENMSLENKRFTIAKHLGHYLMHQDQIKNLSKNENYYNNVQNSQMATEANIFAANILVPTTTLKLKLSQYKSREYPQKTIAKEFQVTENTIYLKLSILNNLNKIDKIKKSKKFLKIKNAKHKIEANICLHKTDKIKESIALDLEKHELEKKERIKKIFEDLE; translated from the coding sequence ATGAATGAAAACACTTTCAGCTCTTATATTGAAAATTCCAAAGTCTATTCGGATTATTTAATATTAAAACATAAAATATTACTTATTCCTGTTCCTATAATAAAAATTGCTATGGAAGAAGATCTGAAAATTTTTGAAATAAGTTTTCAAGATAAACATAAAGATTTTTCAGGATATATTCAATTAAATAAAAAATCTTTATATATAAATGAAAACATGAGTCTTGAAAATAAAAGATTTACAATAGCAAAACACTTGGGGCATTATTTAATGCATCAAGATCAAATTAAAAATCTATCTAAAAATGAAAACTATTATAATAATGTTCAAAATAGTCAAATGGCAACAGAAGCCAATATATTTGCAGCAAACATTTTAGTTCCAACAACCACATTAAAATTAAAATTATCTCAATATAAATCTAGAGAGTACCCCCAAAAAACAATAGCAAAAGAATTTCAAGTAACCGAAAATACAATTTATTTAAAATTAAGTATACTTAATAATCTTAATAAAATAGACAAAATAAAAAAGAGTAAAAAATTTTTAAAAATTAAAAACGCAAAACATAAAATAGAAGCTAACATTTGCCTCCACAAGACAGATAAAATTAAAGAATCAATAGCTCTTGATTTGGAAAAACATGAACTTGAAAAAAAAGAACGAATTAAAAAAATATTTGAAGATCTAGAATAA